The Rhinolophus sinicus isolate RSC01 linkage group LG07, ASM3656204v1, whole genome shotgun sequence genomic interval TGtcttctcctttctgtccttGGCCAGTGTCTCCCTGCTCCCTGTCCCCAGTGGGAGCCcgctgagggcagggaccactcCTATCTTGCTCACTGACATGTCCCCTGagcccatagtaggtgctcagcaaatggcTAGAATGTGTACATTGGTTTCCagcaggagaaggaggtgggTTTGGCTGCTGGGTGGCCTCTGCTGGGTGGGATGCTGCCATTGGGGGCGAGGGGAGCATGGGAAAGGGGTGCAGTCATGGGTTAGAGCTTCTCAGGTGTTTCGGGGCCAGTACCTGGTTGCTGAAGTTACAACCATCTGTGATGGGGATGTTACCATGGAGACAGACCACCTGGGAGGAGAGGGTAGCTCCAGACGGAAAAGCTGTGGGAGAGGCTGGGGGGAGGAAGGCGGCCACCTGCCCAGGGGGCTGCCAAGTCCCCGTGTGCCCCTCTGGGTAGCCAGGTATGGCAGGGGCCACGAACTCTCCTCATCCTGCGCCCTCATTCCTAGGAAAGCCAGTGGGAGCCCTTATGTGGCagtaattatttctaaaattaaaagtccTCCTCCTCTGGCCATCTCTTCTCCATCGAGATACGGAGGATTGGCAGTCGAGGCTGGTGCAGGGAGGCTGTGGGGGCAGGTGGCCTGGGAGCCACCGGTGTGGCCCCAGAGAAGTGGCGCCCACTCTGTCATTGGCTGTGGAGCCATCAAGTGTAGGGAGGCAAAAGTACAAAGTGATTGAGGCCTTGGGCTCCTGATTCAGATCCCTGGGGTCACACTGGGTCCCTGCTGTAAGACCCAAAGCAAGTGACTGAACGTTTCTGAGCCCCAGTGGCCTCATCAGCAAGTGGGAATAGCGAGTAACACCTCTAGGTTGTCCAGCAGGCCAGGAAGGTTGTGTCCTGCCTCTGGCTCTTTATTCCTGAGTGAGGCCTGACCCCTGCTGGCTCCAGTCAGCATGGCAGGTCCGGAGCGGCGGGCCGCCGCggttgggtggggtgggtaaAGAGGCCCCAGGTTGCTGACCTGGGTCCTGAATGAAGGTAGAAAGTGAGGAAAGACAGGAAGGTACTCCTTCAGCAGCCGAGGACGTTTATTGGGCGTTAGAGACCCTCACCCATCAGCTCCGAGACCAatggtggggggaaggagggacCTGTTCCTGCAGTGGGGGGAGGGCGCCCTGGGTGGGCGTGGCGCTGGGGAGGGACGTGCTGAGAGCAGCAGGAAACAGGAGGGCCAGATTGGGGGCAGTGTCCTCTCTCAGCCTGGGCTAACCCTGAGTTCCAACCAACACCCCCCTGGATCTAAgacccccccaacacacacatttgTAAAGTTTCCCCATTCACAGAACACTCTTCCTCTTACGTCCAGGCGGAACCCAGGACCCCAAATCAGACAGCAACATGCCCCGAGCTGCAGGAGGCTTAGTGGCTCTGCGGTAGAGGGTCCCAGGCCTTTTGTTGGAGGTGGGGGTTACAGTGAGGTCTCCTCTTGGCTGTTGGCAGCAGGAACGGACCTGCAGCGTGAGAGTGAGGACACCTGCTTCCTCCCAGCTACTTGGGCCAGGGCGGTGGGCAGGggctccttcccttctctgtttgCCTCCCCCACATGTGGGCCCCCACCCACCTAGCTTTGGGCTTCAGTTTGTGCACCCATGAGACGGGAGCAGTCAACCTCAGTAGCTTTAGAGCACAGGAAGTGTATGGAGGGCAGAAGGTGCAGGAGGCAGTGTGTGTGGCAGTGTGTGACCCTTCGAaagttgcttcacctctctgggcctcagcttcctgatCTGTAAAGGGGACTAATgagagggtttgggggagggtGAAGTGAACCAGAAGGGGAGAGTTAGCCCATCCTGTTATAAAAGGTCTTTTGGGGAAAGGCAGTTGGGTGGGGGCGTGGCAGGGCTGACCTTCACCAACGTCAAGATCCTGTCTACCTTTCGAAAGACTGGACTCTGCCCTGGAGCGGTGTCCTGGGCCTCTCCGACTGGTCTGAGCTCTAGCCGGGGTCTGCCCCTTTTTGCCCACCTGCCAGGACCTCTGGCCACATCTCCCAGAGCGGGGCTTCCATAGACAGCACTTGAGGCTTCTCGGCTAGCACCTGGAACCCGTGAGCGGTGGGGATCATCTGCACATGCAGCAGAGCTGGCCCCTGGTCCGTTGGCCGCAACCCCTGCCCAGTGTTCCAACGCCTGCATGGACCTTGGGCCGGGAGCTGAAAGGGCGGGATCCGGGCAGGAGCCATAGGACAGCCTCCCTTGGGCATGGTGGGCTGGCTGGTGGCTGAGAGGGCCAGGGATTTATACCAGGGCTAggaaggtggggagggcaggatCCAGTGTCGCGGGCCAGGTGGCTGTGTcctcatttctctccctctccctgtcctgcCTTGCCTTTCTCTGTAaatctttctctgcttctcaccAGGTGCTTCTGGCCTTCTCTTTCTCAAACTccttgtaaaatattaaaatctccaTGTAATAGTAAATGtcaaatatgaaatattacatttctccttgtgaaatattaaaacatgaagaACAGGCTAATAGGCCACTTTGATCACCATCTTCAATTCCAGGTCACCAGGTGTCTTTCCAGatctttctctatatatttaaaaacatagaaacataagatttttaaaaaaattatctccccccccccttttttccgCCTCTcccccacactccggttcaagccgttgtttctcagtctagttgtgtaggacacagctccccggctcatgctggtgttatgagccttgcgctccccccggctgaggcagtcagtcaccagtcgCAGCTCACcacagctctcaccggctgctcacaatggctgctggccaccggcaactcacggcagcccagctccagggagaggtgttgttcacaatcttagctgtagagggtgcagctcactggcccatgtgggaatcgaacccacgaCTTTGGTCTTAGGAGCACCCGTTCCAATCACCTGAGTCACCTGGATGGCccttaaaaaattatcttaattaaATGGTATCATACCCTATGTATCAGCGTGATAAACTTGTGTTTCCCTCTGCAATCTGTCATAGGCCTCAGTCAGCAAATCTCAGGGACCTGTCACTGCGTAGCAAACTTCCCTCAAGCTTAGTGGCATagaacaatttattatttctcatgattctgtggatTGGCTGAGAAATTCGGCTGCAGGTGTCACCTGAGTTAACTCGGGAGGCCTCAGACGCCTGCAGGGTGGACTCTTGCCAGTGCGCAGGCTGTTGGCTGGGGGGCCTCAGTGCTCCTCCATCAGCTTCTCAGCCTCCAGGAGGCTGGTCCAGCTCCCTTGCATCACAGCGGCCTCAGGGCCATGTTCCCAGAGGACAAAGGTGGAAGCCACAAAGCCCTTTTGCAAACTAGGCTCTGAGTTCCCACACTGTCACTTCAGCTATATTCTTATCAGCAATGCAAGCCCCCAGATCCTAAGGGGTGGAGAAATATCCCCTCCTCTTGCTAGGGAGAGCTGCAGAGAATCTGCGGCTATATTTAATTCACCCCTGCACAGAGAGAACGTTTTCGTGAAAAGTCACTTTGTAGTAGGTGGAAGAACCAGAGTTTATATAGCAGATCCCCGGGGATGGACAGCTAGGTTACTTCCAGTCTTTTACAAACTAGGTCAGAGTGACTCTCTAGGGCAGATATGGTTCAGTGGAATGATCTCATCTTATCCCCTTTCTGGGGAGTTCTGCCTGAGCCCCCAGGAAGTTGGGATCTCCCTCTTTTGGGCCCTCACAAGATTCTGCTTTCGTCCTCACATTTGAACACAAAGCTTTGTGCTCTTACCCATCTCCCCACACAGCTGTGGCCCAGTGCCAAGTCAGAGAGGACATGCAATGCCTTTTCTTGAACTTGAGAGAAGAAACTGGACCTCAGAGAGGTGGGGACACTTCCTATAAGCCACACAGCAAATGGTGAGATATTTGAACCCTGGACTTGGTGGCTGCTTGTGTCCTCATCGGCTCTATGGGAGGTGAAGGGGTGGGCAGAGCAGTCTGGAGCCTGGGGGCTGCTTTGAGGGGTGTAATGGTGGGGCAGAGGGGTACCAGGGACAAGTTTTGCTTCCTGTTGGAAAGCTGGACGTCTCTCTATTCTGGTGCCTGGGCTGCCCAGGGGCTCTGATGAAGCCTAATTAGCCTGCAAACTTGCTGCTTCCCTTGTCGAGGTGAGCCCCTGGGCCCCCTGACCCTCAGCTCAGACTGTCTTGTCCTCAGATGGGGCAGGCTGGTGTCGGAGCAAATAGACCAGGAGCCCAGGTTCTCAGTGCCTCCACGTGGCCTTCCTGCCCGAGTCCTGGCCCCACAACTGTCAAATGGACAGGGGAGAGTTGCTCCCCCACATCGAGGCATAGAGGGTTGGATGATGGCATGCTGGGTACACCCAGGTTCTAGGTCACAGCCTTCCCTGGGGGTGCGAACCACCCACAGCTAGGCCAGCACCCCCACTACCCAGCTGTTGGAGGCTTTAGCTCTGGGCTAAGGCCTCTGCTAAGGGACTGGAATAGGCGGGTAGGGTCAGATGGCagggaagggggcaggagggaTGAGGGGCACGTGCAGGGCCCCCTAGTTAATCCCCAGCAGCTGGCACTAAGGTGCCCAGCCATAGCAGAGCCCAGATACTGCGATAAGCCAGGTGCCAGCTGGTTTGCTTATCTGGTGGCCATGATAGACAGGTAGTGCACCAGCCCACCCAGACCCATCCTGCATGACCCCAGAACCTCTGTGTCACCAGCCATTGGCTAAGGGGTTGCTGGCTGGCAATTCCCAGCCTCTTTCAGGCATCCTGAGTGACAAATCAGACAGACATGGCTGCTGTCAGCAACGACAGTCCCATGTGGGACAGAGTCCTAATAAGGACACTGAATTTAGGAAACAGAGGCCACAGAAAGCCCTTCTTTTGAGGGGCATTGAAGGGTATTTATTAGCCCCACCTGGTTGAGCAGCcgaggggaggggaagggtgggATGTTGTGTTGGGAGGAATAGGGGAAGGGCCCTGGGTGAGCTGGGGCTGGACTAAGGGCAGGTGAGAAGGTTGGGCCAACGTGGAGGCTCCATCTGCTCTGTTCTCTGAGGCGAGCATATGGAGGCATTGAAGGGACAAATCAAAGGGAGGACGGGCTGCTGGGAGGGGAGCTGCCTGCTGAGAAGCTTGGTGGCTGGTCCACCGTCCCGGAAACACTCTGCAAAGACTCGGACTCACATGTCCCCATCCCCTGGCCTGGACGGTGCACACCTGGGTCTTCACACCCCAGTCCCCAGCATGGACCACAGCTGGCACTTGACAACTCTGCTGGGCCAAACCCAGACTTTGCCAGAATACCAAGGCCAAAAGCAAGGCTCTGGGGCTCCTAGAAACGTGAAGTTTgcaattttattaagaaaacaaaaaacgtAACCTATACAAAAAGGAAAGCGCTGTTCCTCTGAGTCACACATaagggaggaggggcagctgcGAGTCCAAGGGCAGCCCTGTCCTCTCCTCCGTCTGCTAGGCCTCCTGCTGCTGGATGAAGGGGTTGGGGATGGCCTCCATGCCGTCCTGTGGGCAGATGAGCACGACAGAGGTGCCCCTGCACACCACCAGGCCCAGCTGGCGGGTGTCCTCCGTGAGCTTATACTGGTCGTCAGGGTCTGCGGAGGAAGAGGGTGGGAGTGAGGACCTGACACCGAGCCTGGGGTGAGATGGGGTCTGAAGACCCAAATCGAAGGGAACCCCGAtcattccctcccctctccctccaggaACTCAGTGGGGACATGCTGGTCGGGCGGCAGGCCAAACACCTCCCAAACCAGACATGCAGCCTTTCTCCCTGCATCAGCTTTCAGGGGAGAAGCCTGCCCTGGTTCTGCAAGTGAGAACACAGAGACCCAGGGGACTGTGGGCTATGGGGTGGAGCTAACAGGGGCACTGGCACCAAGCCaacagagggcagctggaatACAAATTGGTCTGGGGCTCTGGGTTTCTGCACAATGGCAGAAGCCCTGTGGGGCCCATTCACctgtgtcagtggggtgttaataGCAGGGTGAGAGGGACCCCATGGAAGTAACAGCAAGTTCGAGGGAAGCTCTTCAGAGGTGACAGTGACTACAAGTCCCCATTACTGTTACTGCAAGATGTTGGGCGGGGAGAACCAGGTGGCCCGATGAAAGCAGGCAGATCTGAGAGGCAGTCTTCCACGCTCAGATCCTGCAGGGACAACGGCTGTCTGGGCCTGACCCTCCCCTCCCGGGAACCGTGCGGTGTGTCAGGCCTCCGCTGGGGACGCACTCACTCAACAAGTGAGTCCGCTGCCTGGTAGGAGACACTGAGGAAGGAGCAGCAGCCACACCACTTAGGGCCTAAAGGCCCTAAGTGCTTTGCACACTCAAGCTGACTTGGTTTCCCCACGGGCCCCATGCAGTGAAACTGTCCTACAGACAAAGAAATGTATCCACCCAAGGAGGCAGACCcaggcaggaagagaaaagatgagGGCAAAGAGAGAGGCTCCCCGGAATTGGCTAAGCTGAAACCATGCTTCTCCCTCAAAGAGGGCCTCTCCCCTCTGTCCCCATGACACTCATGTGTGGCTCCATTAATTTTTCACCAGAGTAACGTGTGTGTCAAGACACTGACGGTCCCCTGAGGGACaccgccctccctcccttcctccttcctagGCCTTGGCACCCCCTTACTGCCTGGCTCAGGCTGAGCCAGAAAACTTGCTGGCTCATGGGCCAGGGCTGGCCTGACTGCCGTGGGCTGCTGCGAAGGGTCTGGGGACTTGGAGGGACAGGAACTAGGGTCAACACATGGTGACAGCAGGAGACCAGCTGACATCTTTCTAACCATGCCGGGTACACTCTTAGTGCCCAACATGGGCCTCAGGACCAGTGAGGGTGGATCAGCAAAACACCTCCACATCCTTTCAGTTCCCAGACAACAGCCTATTGAGCTTGCCTGGAATGCTGGGTTAGTGGGAGATGAAACACACCTGGTAGAGGCCTGCTCTACAAGGACCATGCTCACCACTAAGATGGCAGGTGAGTGGGTCTGGGACAGTAACAAAGGCCCGGCAAGGAGGCCTCTGAGCCCCGTGGCTGCACTCACCTCTCATGTATTCGATGGTGCCATCAAGCACAAGGTTGAGGAGCGGGTCAAACCCTTTCAGGATTCCACTGGCTTGTGGGaatgaccaaaaaaagaaacagaaaggggTAAGATCAATAGTCATTTGGGCGGCAGGTACCAAATGCCACTAAATCGCATACAttaaaatggctaattttatgttctgtgaattttacctcaattaaaaaaacaaataggcATCCTAGGTTATGGCTCCTTGACCAAGTGATGTATCTTTGCACCTGAGAGGTGGTGCGGTCTGCGTGCCCCTGACAGGCCACCCATCCTTCCACGCTGATGCCTCTCCCAACCATTCTCTCTGGCCTGCAGACCTTCACATCAACCTGTGCTTCTACTTGTAAtgctccacctcccacccctcctcttcCAGGCCTCCCTTTGCCCTGGTCTCACCTAGTGGAGGCAGGTACCCCACTATGTCAGCACTCTGCTTGCCCATTTTCCCTGAAAGGTGGGGACCAGACGCTGTACTGCCCTCTCCTCACTAGATTCCAGCAGAAGATGCAGTTGAGCACCATGTTAACACATAAAGCTGCAAACTGTGACA includes:
- the LSM7 gene encoding U6 snRNA-associated Sm-like protein LSm7 — translated: MADKEKKKKESILDLSKYIDKTIRVKFQGGREASGILKGFDPLLNLVLDGTIEYMRDPDDQYKLTEDTRQLGLVVCRGTSVVLICPQDGMEAIPNPFIQQQEA